Proteins found in one Zea mays cultivar B73 chromosome 1, Zm-B73-REFERENCE-NAM-5.0, whole genome shotgun sequence genomic segment:
- the LOC109943456 gene encoding probable histone acetyltransferase HAC-like 3 → MPKSDKLRSWYHNLIKKAVKEGIVVERNTLSDFFLQPKNECKANFSAACLPYCENDFWPGEAERLLEKDDNTKQKKKAQVGRLLRVAKRYDRKGNPKDIFLVHKLGERMRNMDEDFIMLCLQQLCKHCHQPIVSGKSWVCTSCKNFHLCAKCHAEEQNTAQKYRHPATRKQNHAHAFQSMEVEPLPPETDDGDPTMESKYFDSRVDFLKHCQDNQFQFDTLRRAKHSTMMILYYLHSSTCSACHRGVDQCLVWRCLECMGCTFCDRCYKQDGPISLHSHELRQVHTRETSQQHTQQDYVDGLVHASRCCDPRNCASPVCLTLKKLFFHGVQCGTRVRNRTGCTMCLFMWKLVLCHSRDCDDDVDCPVPRCRDMKAYIAEKLVGPVS, encoded by the exons ATGCCCAAGTCTGACAAGCTTCGAAGCTG GTACCATAACTTGATCAAGAAGGCTGTTAAGGAGGGCATTGTTGTGGAGCGTAATACACTCTCTGACTTCTTCCTTCAGCCTAAAAATGAGTGCAAGGCCAATTTTTCAGCAGCATGCTTGCCATATTGCGAAAACGATTTCTGGCCTGGAGAAGCAGAGAGGCTCCTTGAGAAAGACGATAACACTAAACAGAAAAAAAAGGCACAGGTAGGAAGGCTCTTGCGTGTTGCCAAACGCTACGACAGAAAAGGAAACCCTAAGGATATTTTTCTTGTGCACAAG CTTGGCGAAAGGATGCGCAACATGGATGAAGATTTCATTATGCTTTGTCTGCAACAGTTGTGCAAGCACTGTCACCAGCCTATCGTATCTGGCAAAAGTTGGGTTTGCACTAGCTGTAAAAATTTCCATCTTTGTGCTAA GTGCCATGCGGAGGAGCAGAATACGGCACAAAAGTACAGGCATCCAGCCACCAGAAAACAGAACCATGCACATGCATTTCAAAGT ATGGAGGTAGAACCTCTTCCTCCGGAGACTGACGATGGAGATCCGACAATGGAAAGCAAGTATTTTGACAGCAGGGTGGATTTCTTGAAGCATTGCCAAGACAACCAGTTCCAGTTCGATACGCTCCGGCGGGCAAAGCACTCTACGATGATGATTCTGTATTATCTACACAGTTCGACCTGCTCCGCTTGCCACCGTGGTGTGGATCAATGCTTGGTGTGGCGGTGCCTAGAGTGCATGGGCTGCACCTTTTGTGATCGATGCTATAAACAAGACGGTCCAATAAGTTTGCATAGCCATGAATTGAGGCAGGTTCACACTAGAGAAACCTCGCAGCAGCACACTCAACAG GATTACGTTGACGGCCTTGTGCATGCATCGAGGTGCTGCGATCCACGTAACTGCGCTAGTCCGGTTTGCTTAACCCTGAAGAAACTGTTCTTCCATGGTGTACAATGTGGTACCCGTGTCCGCAACCGGACTGGTTGCACTATGTGTCTCTTCATGTGGAAACTTGTGCTCTGCCACTCAAGAGATTGCGACGACGACGTGGACTGTCCGGTTCCCAGATGCAG GGACATGAAGGCATACATAGCTGAGAAGCTTGTTGGTCCTGTCTCGTAG